In Syngnathoides biaculeatus isolate LvHL_M chromosome 19, ASM1980259v1, whole genome shotgun sequence, the genomic window CCTTTATAGGGATatagcaaaaatatttaatttacaagcagttacaaaataaaatattttttcttatgTATTAAAATAGTAAccttggattaaaaaaacatgcatgactaTGATTAAAATGCAAACCAAATTCTTACTAAAGTTTCCTGTTTTCTGCTTATTTTCAGTTAGACAAgcccaattatttattttgccgCATTGATGGTGTATCTCACCCTCTGCAGCATAGACTCTGTCCAGCCTCCTCCCCGGGGCTCCGTCGCCCACTGCAGCACGGCGCCCTCTACAGCCAGCAGCACATCACACTGTAGAAGGTTCACCAGGCTGGCAAACAGGGGGCAGAGAGGGGGAGGGACTGGTGGGGGAAGGGCTGGGTGACACACAATCATACCTTTGTCAAACCTTTACTTACAAGTCGTACAAAGGAGAATGTAAAATTTATCTATACGCACAAATTGTTGACATGCCTGCGCTTGTCCATTGAGTGTCAAAGTGTCATCtgaatatttgattttattttattgactaTCATATCAGATTCAGTTTATATGCTCTGTCAGACACCAAAACAAGTGCATGCCACACTAGTTTTCACCTGTGTCCTCTCCGTTCTGTCTCCTCAACTTCCTCTGAGCTTCTTCTGCCTGTAAGCACATCCCACAGTGCCGTCAAAATAATGCAATACACGCATCCAATAACTGAATGAAAGCAGGTGGCATCCATATGCGTACCTTGGACTGGTCTGCTCGGCTGTAATGGTAGAAGTAAAGGTTAAAGTGCTTGTTCCACTCAGGACGCAGCTCATAAAGACCACGGCCTGTCACCCCCGGCTTCCTGTACGTTGAGATGATTTCAAAACACTATTGCTTTTAATCTCCACAAGGGTGCATTCAAAAGAGAATTAAATAACAACACTAACTTGAACGAAGCAACGCTATCAATCACTCGCTCTAGACCAGTCTCCTTGTTCCCCTGCAGAAAGGGAAAACTATAACAATCTACAAAGTCTCATTAAAATactgtttgaaaaacaatatgGGGAGTTGGGTGATGAAAACCTGTGGGGGCAGTTTAGTTTCCCATGGTTAAGGGTTTGGAACTGTAAATTCTGTGCGACATAATGCAGCCTTCTTATTTTAGTGCACATATTTATTCGTTTGTCAAGAAACGTCTTTAAAAGAATCTGGGAGGATACTTTGGGGCTTAAATCATATACAGTAGATATATGGTTGGAATGCATTTTTATGGGGGGTGGCCGGGGTCTCCAGTATTTGTAGATTTTTAATTTCTGCTGTTTTTAAATCCCACAAAAAGCTTAGGGCCTACAGTATGATACTGATAAAATGTAGTTCTCTCATAAACGTCTtacaatgaaaggaaaaaaaattgaaaatcacaCGAGCTGAACTTTAGTGCTTGGTGgaaatgtaataaaacaaaaaaagttacacaTTGTGGGTGGATAGAGATTAGGTGGACAGACTCTCTCTGTTTGATCCCAGTTTACTGATCCATAGAAACGGGAAGTGAAAGAGACGTTAAAAGGCAAAGAGGAGACATGTCTTACATTCTCTGGCAGAGCCTTCACCAGCTCACTATGAGCCATAGGTCTGATTGACAACTGGTGGATGATCTCCCTTCGGACCTCATCAAATGGCTCCACCTGGCCGACACCTGCCACGTATCGTTCACCTGACagacaaaagcaaaaatcaCATGAGACCAAATTCTCAATTGCTTTTCTGCAATACAAAGATGCATagaatacattaaaaatgaaagaaagacgCACCAATCACTGTGATGATTAAATGGAGCATCTCCTCGATCAAGGTGTTGTTCTGCTGGACAAGATCCTGtgtaatgtagaaaaaaaaaaaagagtaagcaGGTAAGCagtggaaaacaaaagacatcaGTGCGTCCAAATCTGAAGCTAACCTTATTGGTCTCTCGATATCTCTTTCTGCAGTCTGCAGagctaaaaatgtggaaaagttCAAAACGACTGAGAACGATCATCAGGAAGTGGTTTGGATCCATCATAGAGGCACCAGCCTGTTAAAACCGACAGCAACTAAGACATTACACAAAAGACAGCATTCCGTGTGTCTGTGGAGGCAATATAGTCGATCTGTACCTGCAGCATGATAACATCCTTGTCGAACATCTCCACTCTGCACTTGACATTGTGGTAATAATAAATCTGAAATCAAAATGGAGGGTTTCTTAGTTTTATTGAATAACAACAGCGATGACATTCCGCATTTCTATTCTACACATTACATTTTCTCAACAGCTGGCTCATACGAAAGTACAGATGGTCAAAGACAGAATTCACTTCACCTGATTAATTAGGGAGAACCCGTTCCTTCTCCACATCCCAGCCAGCACTTGCGCACAGAGGACCAGGCATCGTAGGGGGAGTTCAATCAGGAGAGGAGGGCTGAGTTCCCCCTATGAGAAAACAGACACCAATGGTGATTTAGAGCTGAGGCAGCATGTAATCAAGTTAATAAGAGGAAGTTGTGTAGTTTGTTATACTGCATGTGAGGATGTTGTTTGTCACTAGAGGATTACTGTTGGCCTCTCCCTTAGCTTAGGAAAATTAAATCTCTACATATACGATGGTAACACAGAAATTGCTACCAACCAATGGGAGTTGTTCGGGGAGGCGAGCAGCAACTTCTGTCCTGCTGAGGAGAACATGGAGACCTGGGGAAGAACGGCGCATCAGATATATAATACTACGTGTAGGTTTCATGAACCAATGTGAGCTAATGAAGTtgggaaaaacgttttaatGCCACCGTCTAATAAATGTCACCAGCTTTATATTGATAGGCTACAGTGCTCGTGTTTTACAGTTCATGGGTAACCCATGTCTCAGTTCAAACAACTGTAGGTCAATTCAACttgaactttttcttttctcatttaCAGCTTTTAATTAAATCTTTAGACTCAACAAGGAATAGTGCGACGTCAGTTCATTCCATTTTACTGTGTGCCTCActaatgaaatggaaaatacattgTGAGATGTGTCTGAGAAGTTACACGTGAGTCATGCGTGCATTCACCTGCAAGAAGTCTGCAGACGGGCAGGTGAATGGACACTTTGTCCTGAGACACTTGGTAGCGAAATGTCTCCACACAGTGGCCAGCCAGACTCAAGCTTATTGGCTGCTCACCGTCCGGGAGGCCGCTGTGAGACTGACTGACGGCACCCAAACACATTCTGTAGGCCTCGATCAGCACACGCTCCTGACCaggatgaggggaaaaaaatattcattaaaaatcATTGTGGCAATGTTAAGCTGCATATATATCCTTATTATCCGATCATAACCCTGCAAGTTTACTTTTAGAAGATTTTAGCATCGTTCAGTACTTCCAATAAGTTGTTTGTGGCATCTACATCATTGTGAGTAATTGTTTTCTTGGCGATGGAAAGTCAAAAAACATGGTTGGCTTTGGACAGCGACAATATATGATATCTCACATCAGTCGAGCACCACTCCTGAATCATGGATATGATATGCGTCAATTTCATCTGTAGGGTAAATGCTGCCTCCCACTCGGGTTCCATCTCTATGTGTTGCCCCACTTGCCGTACTACCGGATCCATACCCTGAAAGACAGAGTTTTGCACAATTTCTGCATTGTCCGTGTGTGCGCAACTATATCTCTCTATTACCTGCATACACTTAAGGAGCTCCAGAAAAGCATCCAGACCTTCCAGAAACTTCTCTCTGAGTTCATCAATCCATTCAGAGGGTCGACTGATTAAGACGTACCTAGACACACGCAAAACCGTTTTAGTGATGTCAATCTGTGTATAGCTGGAATATGGTGTGAAACTACGCTCCAGCTATTTACTACATATATGAAAATGACTCTGCGCTTTTGTGAGTCTCCCGTGTTAAGGTATCAATAATATTATGCTGCTGTATGTGTTTCCTGTCCGAGGTGTGTGGCAGAATGAGCTGACATAGCTAGATAACGGtgtacaccacaggtgtcaaactcaaggcccaggggccagattcggcccgccacatgattttatgtggcccacggagctaaatctagagtgtcaattttcatgattcaaaaacagacaaagtctgtaccaaaaattctaaatgtcattatcataaatgatgaggttgagatattacaagcatttttgtcaccaattgaaaaacacattgcccaAATTTTTCCAggtttctgattctaaaactagttcataaattgatgatgtagatatgatgagacgattaaatatttgtattgtttcacaatcacaacggccctctgagggaagccggaactacaatgcggctcgtgagaaaaatgagtttgacttcCCTGGTGTACAGTAATAAAGGTAACAGATAAATCATGTATTGTTGGGACATACAGTAAATGGCGGATGTAGTATATATTGGTTACTTGAGGTCTCCAATGAGGCTTTGAACTCGTCCAAATTTGGAGGCCTGCTGGGCCGTGTAGCGATCAAACTGGAAGCGCCCCTGCAGATCTCTGTGACGGAGATGATCCACAAACGTCCTGATGATGGTAGTCATCAGGTTCTCTTTCACCATCAACATCCGGGCCTGCAACACACCACACGTAGGCTAGTTTTAAACTCTCTACTAGGAACTTGTCTAACTCGTCAGAAAATGATAAGATTAGAGTGAAGATTTGATGAAAAGACAATCAATAAAAACAGATTATATAAAATTGAAGGTTCTATTGGTTGGTTGAAGAAAGAGCACTTTGCCTGCTATTTATATTGATGACTACCACtacctgttgtatttttcaataaaaatatttcttaacaATTCAAATTGGTACTTTGTTGTGTCCACTATTATAAAAGTGGCTTTGCAGTTTTTACAGTACACACAAAACAATTACTACCAAAAGGACATACAtatttttctcaactttttCAGTGTATGTGCAGAGGGGAACTTACCATGGTTGGCACGGTGAACAGCTGAACAGACAAAGAAGTCACTGATACCACCCTCTCATGGTCATCTTCCATGAAATCTGTCTGGAGGCGTCTGTAGTTCTAAAATACcgtcaaaatgtgatttttaaagaGCTGATAACCAATTAGAGGTGCAAAACAACAGGTATTTATCTGTCGAGTTATGAGATAAGtgaaacgcattttacattaATACGTTAAAACAATGTATTACCTTCGCAAACTGGATAGCAAAAACCTTCTTGTACTTGAAGTCCATGAGAAGACTGTTCATTAAAAGCTGGTGGTAAATGTTCCTTGCTCCTTCATAGTGGGTGAAAACCAAGCGTTatcgttttttggggggacgcATCATTAACCGCAGAAATTTCATGCGAAACCAGCAGACAGCTCTAAGCTGATTCACCCTCAAATGAACTCTTGAGAAAACGTTTACTGttaatttggaaaatgaaacaaaataacaCCTTTCCACATCTTTGAGTCGTTCAGCATTAAGCGGTCAACAAGTGATGAGTTTTCTCCTTCTGGACCTTCCTCAAGTCCCACCTGACAGAGTATCCTCTTCAAGCCATCTGATATaaacaaagacacaaacaaaaaatctcTACCGGTACTTTCCAAATGAGCTTCAACATGcgtaggtgttcaaataaagacCTACCCGAATATTGAATGATTTGTCCCAACCAGCTGAGCGCTTTCAGAGCGAAACACTGATGGGCGACAACAGACGAGTGCATCACCTGAACTCGGAGCGGTTTCGATTGCCGGCTGGTGTTCCTCTGTGGACAAAGTCATCAAATATTAAAGTGTCAACAGTAAAAGATTTGTTGTCAAGTGATTTGTGTAAATGACAACAAAGAAGCAGAATCAAAAATTATGTAACTTACCACTATGACGGTCTTGGCTTGTTCGCAAAACTGAAAGTCACCGTATCGAACAGACTTCCTGCCCTGCAAATGCGGATTTCAGCACAAATTCAATCCCAGTGACCACCCCTAGGCTACTTAGATGCTAATGTTGTCTTTTAAATCTCCATAAATAACAACCAAGTATTTCTCAATATATTCATTCTTGCACAACAGCTGTATCAGATGTTGTTATATTAAGTTATTTTGTAATGCCACCCTATAATTAAAAGTTGGGTAAAACTCCGTGTGATATGACTTGTGAGTTGTGATtgcgtgagtttgacacccctgctctagggTAAACGAAATCAATACTGACGTCTCTGTCCACGGTGGTGGCAAAGCTGACGGCTTCTTTCTGGCTGCAGTTGACGGCCTTCTGCAGGGTGTAGATCACCTGTTCGTACGTGTGGACTTCATCATTGAACAGCATGCAGTAGTAGTTGTCTCCTCTTTcactgcacacagacacacatataaaaaaaggtaaatggtaataaaaataatatgtatAGATAAAATCTGTGAATAGGTGAGTTTGTCAATATGGGTTTGTGCATGCTTCTAGAATGCTGCACATTTACAACCACGAGACTGAAGTTTTATCGGATGACGTGTGATGGGCTCATGTAAAgttaaatattggaaaacatcTTTCAGGTAATATAAAGATGCGTACGGTGGTTCAAGGCCTGCAGGAAGCTGATCCTCTTGTGTCCAAGTCAGCATATCCACAGCATACTTCAGGATAATGGAGAAAATGTTGTAACTGCGGACGACCATATCGGCCGGCAGCTGGGCGACGGGGTCCTGGGGCACAACGAGGTATTACATACTGCGAAGGTATATTTGTATAATGatgctcaggaaaaaaaaaaaaaaacaagtaaatgtATGTGAAAATCAGACGTATCATAAGTAATACCTCTGATTACTGAATAGCAGCAACAAACAGTTGAAATatcttgtaaaatatgtatacCTATGGGACCTTTGAGCACAATGTTAAGTATTTTGAATCCGGTTATCATTTAGTGTTCCCCCctatgaatgtttaaaaaattacaagatTACAGAATCAAGTGCATACACCCAGTGGGCTAACATGATACAATCCTACTGAGGTCTCAAAACCAACAAATCTAAtttaaaagtcattttatttttctccctcacactttagaatatttttaaaaagtcctaCAGATGTAGGATAAAATCCATAGAACTGTacataatacatacattttaattcCGTGCTATTTGATGTTTGTATTTCGATAGTTTCATAGAAGAAGCCGTTACATCAGAAAGATTAGTACTACTGATTCAAGGAATATTTTAAACTTGTAAAATTGGTCTGATAATTATAGCACAGAGAGAAACTCTTGTttggtcaaataaaaaaataaataaataaataaaattagaactggcaaaaaaaaataaatatttcttgttGTGTTTATGCCCGGTTTAAATTTTTATGAGTCATTGCAAAGTTTTCGGAGATACTCATAGGGAAAATGCCTTTTGCACCTCTCCTGAGTCTTTGTTGGTGGCCGGTgtgtgtttttggcagtaaGGACCCTTCTTCCAGGCCTCAGTGTCTCCGCAGTCACAGAACCCCCCGCCTCCAGACGTGGTCATCTGCATGCACATAGAGACACGTACACAGGTGTGTCATCTGCAGAAGACAAGCAGGTGTCGCCTCCGAGTCGGACGTCACAAGCAATGCGGTGCTTGTGCAGGTGACGGGTTGAACTTGGACATCTCACAGCTGATGGGAAAGCCTGAGTCTCCTTTACCTTGAGACAGCCACAATACGGGGTGACCATTTTTCCCTCAACACGTCCTCCCGATTGCCATTAACCTTTTCTCCTCTAGACTCAACGGCGAGACCAACAAGGTTCTCTTGACtctcattgaaataaatggtcTCTATCCATTGGTATAAATACATGGGCCACTTTTAACCAGATTGcacagacagatttttttttttttaactaccacTTATAAGATGCTTAAaggagttttattttgaaaatcaagtGCATCCACCTGCACCtcagtaaaaaaaagtcagaccaCAGGCTAGCAAATATGGTTAAAAAACGTACTTGGAGAGtttcttcaaaaaagaaaaaagcccaATAATGAACCGAAAGAAGAAGCTACAACCTTTGGGAAAAACAAAGCTGCATTTAGAAGACATCATCAACCTTGAGTTATTAGGTCATTACAGTGTTATTTTTaacttgtatgtgtgtgtgtttctgtctcGTCTGGACAAGTATCAGATGGGGTTGATTTATCATTATTACTGCTATCACTATTTTTCTTCTGGTTCCTATTAACTTTTACCTAATAACTCCTGACCTAGAGCAATGTTAATAGAATGTGTGCATGACTGGCAGGAAGACAGAGTCAGTAGAATTATTATGAGCCTGAACAGACCAGGAAAACAGGATAGTGCAGCCCATCCACCGACACGTATACCTGTCACGCCAAAGGCTATGACATCATCACGTCAGATGAACGGTAGGCATGACAGAGCATGTCAACGCGATGCTCGGCATCATGTGACACACTTAGCAGCTGCTGAGGCTGACACACCCGTCCAATTTGAAAAAGCATTTGAGGTTACTGAGATTACAGAATTCTGCTTGATAACATCTACTGCTTAAGTGGTAGCGCGGCGATGTCAACTAGTGGACGGGTTTGGCTGAATAGCAGCATATAGTTGTGCCATAAGTATGCCAAAGTTTTCCTACTTGCGTACAGAAATGTCATACAATAACATTAACAGTAACAGTAAGTGTCATTCTACTATAGTAATAGACAAGCACATCCAAATATTACTATATTGTCTCGTTAATGAGGACAAAGCATGTGCTAGTACATGGACCTTGAGCTTGATATCaggatatcaaataaatgctcaaagagTTTTGCATACACATTTCCCCGTGTTGTTTCCTGAGTCTTGTGTACTCACTCTGTAACGATGATCTTTATGAACGCTGCCCAGGAAACACTGCATGCACAAAACACAGGTGGGGTCTGCTGCACAGTCCCTAAAGCAAACATACACATAAAATTATTGCCAGAGGTCAGTTTTCCCCAAGGATCGATTCAGTACAGTAGAACTTCTAATGTCACACacccagtgagtcgtttgtgTTCATCTTAATGTCTTTctgtaaaatgaataaatagaaagtaaaatttcttttGTTACTCTTTATTTACCTTGTTATTCCTTCCGTTTTGTCATCTTGTGAGTTATGCTTCAAAAACTTTCATATAAAActctcaacatcatcatcattattacagtttttttcctttcaactaTGTAGGGGTATAaaatttttcccccaaaattaaaCACTGTGAAGGATGCCAAAATAACTCTTGTATACAGCACCACTTTTTGCCTTCATATTATCAGTGTACAAATCACAGCGGTGAGATACTGAGAAAATGGGGGCAGACACACTTGCACTCCCTCTAACGGTCGGAGAATTGTCACATTTGTGTGACAGTGAAGCTCAACCATGTCCACTGTGGTTGTGGCATGTCGAGAATGCTTCTACATTCGCACCTTGTTCATGGAAAATCCCGTTACCTTGAATGCTATTGGCAGTGTTTTTATGCCGTAAAggcacaaaaatgtaaaatcacaAGTTAGTGTGGCACCTAAaagtgtttgcatgtgtgtttgtgcctCTTGGTACAACATGTATGTATTTTACCTGCAGGAGTAGGTGGGCTCTCCGACCTTGAACACATGTCCGCACAGTGGTGAAGGCTGATTGGTCTCTAGCAGCTGAGGAAGGCCTGCAGCTGGATCCTCACCCAGCAGCAACCACTCCAAGGGAGCCAAGAGGAGCAGCTGACACGCCAGTTCTTCCCTCTGTTCATCTCTCTGCTCCTCCCTACTACTACAGCCACTGGGTCCCAGGCAAAGGATTCTGGGTACGGTTTCTGCCAAGTGACGATAGATTTCCACCTGCGGATTTGCTTCTGCCAGCCACCGCTGAAAATGAAAACGACACTTTTAGGGTGCCACACTACCGGTATAAGAAAAGTACACAAATGCctcacaatcataaaaaaatgcaatgataCCATGTTTTAAGTACCTACAAACAAACTATTCTCCAGATAAAATGCAACATTTGATACCTTTAAATTTAACCATTGCACAAAACTCAGTTTTAATCCATTTTTGTACCATTGCACTTGTCTAGACTGTTTATTCTTGAAAAGAAGGCAATTAAGGTTGCATTCTCTTAAAAATATAAGATTTAAGATGATGTTTCTTTGAAATTGTGTAATTCTGTTTCTGTTTGCACAAAAAGATCAGCAGTTTTTTTGGGCCTTTTTTTCTCTAGTACTGAATATGAATTCAACCATAAAGCCAAGTTAAGTAGCAAACTATAATCTTGGGCATATCGTTATCCCCCTAGTAATGATCCATGCATATGGTTTCCTCACTGTGAGCAAGTTTGAAATCCTTGCTTTAGACGGTGATtattattgaagaaaaaaaaattaattgattgtTATAAAAATGCATCTCTAAGAACACCTGACACTATCTAGCCTCCTTTCACAGTACCACATTGTGCCATACTGCAGGTATTTCTGAGCCAATAACAGAGTGCGTCGACAGAGCAGAGATTAATCAGCTCTGTCAGTCTTTGTTTGTGTCACCCGTTGAGACTGTGACACACTGAATGGCTCAGTACCAGGCAATATGGCCCGCAAAAGCACTGCAATTCCAACACAATTTGATGCTCGGTAgcataatatatattttaattttattgaacATTTATTGAGCCAGACAAATCTGATTGACATTGAAAGCCTATTTTCAAAGTGGGGTCTTTCTCTACAGCCTGCATCCCTATAGTTTGGGCATTTCTATCTTCATGAAATGCAATTTCTGATCATGGTATTTAATACAACATGTTTGATATATGAATTgttgaataattgaaattgtatTCTGGTGACAAATGTGCAAAGTATTTTAAGATACACGTACTACATTTATAAACTGATGATTAATAATTAGAAAATACACATGAAATTACTTAATGTTCCtacactgcaaaaataaaatgggtaaattacaaaacaactttttttccccccctctctgAGACACCCCTAAATATTTaaacagcaaacaaacaaaaacagatggcAAGCTGTAATGCAGGTGCTCCGATTTCCACCACCAGTTTCTTTGACTGTATTGTTACGATAAATCCACTGAATTTCCACAAACTCGTCAAATTCGTGCTCACTTAAATAGCTGGAAAAACCTTTAAGGATCCCATAACCCACTGGATATTCTTTTATTCccagatttttatatttttttccctttatatTTTAGCTGTATTTATcaaatgttctttgtttttaaatggttcaTGATAACTGATTAGTGATGAAGTGCACAATTTTTAGGATCCTATAACCCACTGGATATTCTTTTATTCccagatttttatatttttttcgtttATATTTTAGCTGTATTTATCAAATGTTCTTTGTTTCTAAATGGTTCATGATAACTGATTAGTGATGAGGTGCACGATTTTTACAACGTGTACCTTTAAGATTAGACGTTACCCAAAGCAAGAAGCTGTACACAGTATGACACAAACGATAACAAACAATTGCTTATTGTGTTTAAAGACGGGTAAAGTCGTCGAAATATGTTGATTTGTTCGGGTTTGAACAATATAGCCGGGAGTGCTCAATCGGCTGCTTGTGTTGACGTTCTACATTGTTTTGACAGCCCTCACCTGACATCCAGATGTTGCATGCATCACAACAAGAAGCTAGTCGTCAGCATTAGCTTTCGGTAACCTAGTGATCGGCAAATTAATCCCACAAAACAACACCTAAGGCAGGTCAAACAGCGCAGAGTGACGCATTGGCCGAAAGGGGTGGCCGTCGCCACAGGTGACACACTGTAAGAACGCTTACCGACGCGGTGTCTTTGGCGGAGAAATTCAAGAATTCCGAACATAAATCGGACAGTAAGGCTCTTCTGTCGGGTTCTGCCTCAGCCATTTTTCCTGCCACAGCGCTATCTGTGGCGAAGACGAAGAACCCGGAAGCGGAAATCATTCCTTTGGAGGGGGCGGAGCCATCTCTTCTATAATAAAACGTTCAGCTTTCAGCCAAGTTATTCGTCGGGTCAAGCTTCAAATTCTTTTCAATGTACGTACATTCAtcgtatcaaaaaaaaaaaaaataataataataactgatgcaaaatgtaaaaattgcgATGCAAATAAAACATGACTTAAACGTGCAACAAGTCAGGAATTGGCTGTCATGGTCTTGAGTTGACCCGTACAAATATGTCCACAGaggattaatggatggata contains:
- the ubr2 gene encoding E3 ubiquitin-protein ligase UBR2 gives rise to the protein MAEAEPDRRALLSDLCSEFLNFSAKDTASRWLAEANPQVEIYRHLAETVPRILCLGPSGCSSREEQRDEQREELACQLLLLAPLEWLLLGEDPAAGLPQLLETNQPSPLCGHVFKVGEPTYSCRDCAADPTCVLCMQCFLGSVHKDHRYRMTTSGGGGFCDCGDTEAWKKGPYCQKHTPATNKDSGEDPVAQLPADMVVRSYNIFSIILKYAVDMLTWTQEDQLPAGLEPPERGDNYYCMLFNDEVHTYEQVIYTLQKAVNCSQKEAVSFATTVDRDGRKSVRYGDFQFCEQAKTVIVRNTSRQSKPLRVQVMHSSVVAHQCFALKALSWLGQIIQYSDGLKRILCQVGLEEGPEGENSSLVDRLMLNDSKMWKGARNIYHQLLMNSLLMDFKYKKVFAIQFAKNYRRLQTDFMEDDHERVVSVTSLSVQLFTVPTMARMLMVKENLMTTIIRTFVDHLRHRDLQGRFQFDRYTAQQASKFGRVQSLIGDLKYVLISRPSEWIDELREKFLEGLDAFLELLKCMQGMDPVVRQVGQHIEMEPEWEAAFTLQMKLTHIISMIQEWCSTDERVLIEAYRMCLGAVSQSHSGLPDGEQPISLSLAGHCVETFRYQVSQDKVSIHLPVCRLLAGLHVLLSRTEVAARLPEQLPLGELSPPLLIELPLRCLVLCAQVLAGMWRRNGFSLINQIYYYHNVKCRVEMFDKDVIMLQAGASMMDPNHFLMIVLSRFELFHIFSSADCRKRYRETNKDLVQQNNTLIEEMLHLIITVIGERYVAGVGQVEPFDEVRREIIHQLSIRPMAHSELVKALPENGNKETGLERVIDSVASFKKPGVTGRGLYELRPEWNKHFNLYFYHYSRADQSKAEEAQRKLRRQNGEDTALPPPVPPPLCPLFASLVNLLQCDVLLAVEGAVLQWATEPRGGGWTESMLQRVLHLVGMALLEEQQQLESSNSEDDITFIYTSKISRPGDAPSTSGSVLALLESLQNAPHLEVHKDMITWILKMVANIKTIRERTSSTSAVTINQGHGLEETMRDKDKAERKRKAEMARLRREKIMAQMSEMQKHFINENKELFQQSLEELEASTSADAEHSCSNSEPTSVSEVCIGPTRVARGAERRQLVTCILCQEEQEVKCHGRAMVLAAFVQRSTVLSKKHRCAVPNAERHDPLFIHPDLSMGIHTASCGHIMHATCWQRYFEAVQLKEQRRQQRLRGHTSYDVENGEFLCPLCECLSNTVIPLLPHTQTPDRNVSHPSLSVWLKTTNEEIAALHYAHRKASSGAAAEVPVPEGFRLDYTPLNPFSSSIIEMITTFSMSTYKVGLKANPNEQDHRVPALSWSTCAYTIQAIERLLMDEDKPLFGSLPCRQDDCLSAITRFSSACWTSASLHTVHTHFIRLFAALVPDPQVENTPSILDIDMFHLLVYSVLSYTSVHSLDQSGRNPIDSAHVHLLHLITVAHLVQVLLTSNMEEVCMEQDSKGSEEEELTSKLYNLLRRYLGSFLPEVAPWQLWRCVKAGVSPFLRCAALFFHYLNSTAPPADLLGTGPGQWEALCSYLCLPSNLLQLYQSQQTQLEPLVHSWCCHPSVRQTLQEGEVIRFPRESNRLIDLPEDYSVLINQASSFTCARSGGDKSRAPTLCLVCGAMLCSQSYCCQTEVDGEDVGACTAHTFTCGAGLGLFLRVRESQVLFVAGKTKGCFYPPPYLDDYGETDQGLKRGNPLHLCAERYRKIERLWRQHGIAEVIGHAQEANQTLVAIDWQHL